The Nostoc cf. commune SO-36 genomic sequence GTGTTATGAAATGGCCCAACTTTGGGCAGTGTTGGAACCAGTAAATTGTCGTCAAAGCCTTTTAGATTTGTCGAATTTGCGATTGGATGAGGATCAAACACTAGCGCTACAAAGGTTGTATGTAGAATCATCGAATTCTCAGGTTGCCACTGAGTTGCCAGAAGATGCCCAAGCCGAAACATCTGCCATTCCAGAGGAAGCATTAACTATCCAAGCTTTGGGGCGGGTTTGGCAAGCGCTATTTCGGCAGTCTCAACGCACTCAATTTGGCTCTGTAGTCCAAATGTTGGGGGATTTAGAGGTAGGTAAGATTGAGACGATCGCACATTTGCGATCGCGTTTAGAGGAAATCTCTATTGAACTGGAAGCGTTAGCAACCGCAACTTTGCCCCCAGTAAAGGAGGAAAATACTGCTGTGTCCACTATCCCGCAATCAGATGAGCCAGAAGATATCATTAGCAAAGCTGATGATATGCCAACTGTTGTGCTAGCGATGCAGTTAAGTAGTTTGGAAGATGCGGGACGCACAGATGTGGGTCGTCAACGTCATCATAACGAAGACTACTTTGGCATTGAAACCAAAAGTAATAAACTGGAATTTCCCAAAAGTCGAGTTCTGCAAGGGCATGGTTTGTATATTCTCTGTGATGGTATGGGTGGACACGCTGGCGGCGAGATAGCCAGTGAGTTGGCAGTTAACACCCTACGGCAATACTTTCAAGAACACTGGATTACAAACCAACTGCCAACAGAAGATAGTATTCGTGAAGCAGTGTATTTAGCTAATGAGGCGATTTACAAACTTAACCAACAAGATGCCCGTTCTGGAGTAGGGCGTATGGGTACAACTCTGGTAATGCTGTTAATTCAAGATACTCAAGCAGCATTTGCTCATGTAGGAGATAGCCGTCTCTATCGTTTGACGCGCAAGCAGGGGCTAGAACAAGTCACAGTAGATCACGAAGTTGGGCAACGGGAAATTATGCGAGGAGTGGAAGCAAGCATCGCTTATGCCCGCCCAGACGCCTACCAACTAACCCAAGCTTTAGGGCCTCGTGATGACAACGCGATTAATCCCGATGTCGGCTTTTTCGAGATCAATGAAGATACTCTTTTGCTGTTGGTATCGGACGGTCTATCAGATAATGATTTAATAGAAACCCATTGGCAGACTCACTTAGAACCCTTACTTAGTTCTGGTGCTAACTTAGAACGGGGCGTTACAGATTTAATTGAGTTAGCCAATCAACACAATGGTCATGACAACATTACTGGTATACTAATTCGGGCAAAAGTACGCCCAAATTTGGAAAGTTGAAAAGAAATGGGCATGGGGCATAGAGCATGGGTAATAAGAAGAAAGAACAATCTCTAATTCCCAATTGACAAATCCGCAAATTAACCTCAAAGCTTTATAAATCATGGGTCAAAACCTAATTTACGGATAAGTTTAATGCCCAATGCCCAATGCCCAATGCCCAATCCCAGATCATTTACCTTGTAGGTTGTATTGTGGTTAGTCTGACCCTGTTAGAACCGCAACAGAAAACGCCCCTCCAGCAGTGGTGCTTTGAGAACTCCTCCATAATTCGGATTGGTCGAGCGGCAGATAATCACGTTGTTTTAACTGATAGTTTAGTTTCGCGGCATCATCTAGAACTTCGACAAGTCGGTTCTGCTAGCAATGGCGGTACTTGGCAGCTGATTAGTCAGGGTACAAATGGGACTTTTCTCAACGGTATTCTTGTAATTCAGAGTCCGTTGCCAGATAATTCTCTGTTGCAACTGGCGCAGGGAGGCCCAATACTGCAATTCCAAATTCAGGATGTAACAGTACTGGAAACTAGTGTGCGATCGCCACAAATGCCGGGGACAGAAGAAAATGCTGTTGAGACATTCTACTCAGCAAAATATCTGGCAAATTCATCTTACACTTGCACGCATGAAGGTAACTCGCCAAATAATTTATTCTGCATCCACTGCGGTCAACCTCTCTCAGTGCAACAGAAGATTCGACATTATCAGGTGTTGCGAACTCTTGGACAAGGAGGGATGGGTACTACCTATCTCGCTTGGGATGCAGCTGGTCAGATTGTGGGTATGCCCAAAGTGCTGGTATTGAAGGAAATGAATGCCGATATGGCAAAAATTGCCAAAGCTCAAGAGTTATTTGAGCGGGAGGCGCATACTCTCAAATCCCTTAACCATCCGGGAATTCCCAAGTATTACGATTTCTTTGTAGAAGATGGCAAGAAATAC encodes the following:
- a CDS encoding serine/threonine phosphatase, encoding MLICPQCKFENPNSNKFCQSCGTSLTHKVCPECSTDDVPVNALSCYNCGTECGTVFWAIITKETTGEALGDQEDLGDKEAISSSSPLSPTQILLGSYLDSQERYQLLDPLPTQTETATITDVGVRVLDCQPYQISPIEAVLASQESDLLTPSVEARGIPHLAKLYIALQSQGERGIPPIHDAWQQGDIQVVIIEDRSDWQHLVDLWQEETTSSLKILHWCYEMAQLWAVLEPVNCRQSLLDLSNLRLDEDQTLALQRLYVESSNSQVATELPEDAQAETSAIPEEALTIQALGRVWQALFRQSQRTQFGSVVQMLGDLEVGKIETIAHLRSRLEEISIELEALATATLPPVKEENTAVSTIPQSDEPEDIISKADDMPTVVLAMQLSSLEDAGRTDVGRQRHHNEDYFGIETKSNKLEFPKSRVLQGHGLYILCDGMGGHAGGEIASELAVNTLRQYFQEHWITNQLPTEDSIREAVYLANEAIYKLNQQDARSGVGRMGTTLVMLLIQDTQAAFAHVGDSRLYRLTRKQGLEQVTVDHEVGQREIMRGVEASIAYARPDAYQLTQALGPRDDNAINPDVGFFEINEDTLLLLVSDGLSDNDLIETHWQTHLEPLLSSGANLERGVTDLIELANQHNGHDNITGILIRAKVRPNLES
- a CDS encoding protein kinase domain-containing protein, with protein sequence MVSLTLLEPQQKTPLQQWCFENSSIIRIGRAADNHVVLTDSLVSRHHLELRQVGSASNGGTWQLISQGTNGTFLNGILVIQSPLPDNSLLQLAQGGPILQFQIQDVTVLETSVRSPQMPGTEENAVETFYSAKYLANSSYTCTHEGNSPNNLFCIHCGQPLSVQQKIRHYQVLRTLGQGGMGTTYLAWDAAGQIVGMPKVLVLKEMNADMAKIAKAQELFEREAHTLKSLNHPGIPKYYDFFVEDGKKYLAMELIQGQDLEKRVYTTGPVTPSQAIAWMIQICDILEYLHSQEPPLIHRDIKPANLMVRSSLNRIVVLDFGAVKEIGTAPGTRIGAEGYCAPEQERGQPLTQSDLYAIGPTLIFLLTGENPFKYYRQRGRNFRFDVAKVPTISSQLRDVIDHVTEPLPRDRYQTAKELAAALAGCQV